A window from Rhizosphaericola mali encodes these proteins:
- the mutY gene encoding A/G-specific adenine glycosylase: MPWKGAKDPYKIWLSEIILQQTRVAQGLPYYEKFIQNFPTIFDLANAEDQFVFKLWEGLGYYNRCRNLLFTARYIVENYDGIFPKNYEQIIELKGIGPYTAAAIASFAFQLPYAVLDGNVYRVLSRYFGIETPSDSPEGEKIFAKLAQDNLDKKKPGVYNQAIMDFGATICLPAIPKCNQCILSKDCTALALGLINKLPIKEKILKKKTRYFTWFVFRVNDQIFIQQRRAKDIWENLYEFFLVESEGKPNWENKSVNEWLENQFKQHPKELEISPVLSQQLTHQKIFAQFIQISLDRMPVQLPKANWLNIKNLTHFGFPKLCKEFIEQNF; this comes from the coding sequence ATGCCTTGGAAGGGTGCGAAAGATCCCTACAAAATATGGTTGAGTGAGATTATATTACAACAAACCCGTGTAGCTCAGGGACTTCCTTATTACGAAAAATTTATTCAAAACTTTCCTACCATATTTGATCTTGCAAATGCGGAAGACCAATTTGTATTCAAATTATGGGAAGGCTTGGGTTATTATAATCGTTGCCGCAATCTTTTGTTTACCGCAAGATATATTGTTGAAAATTATGATGGAATATTTCCCAAAAATTATGAACAAATTATTGAGTTAAAAGGAATTGGCCCTTATACCGCTGCTGCGATTGCCTCTTTTGCATTTCAACTGCCTTATGCCGTGTTAGATGGAAATGTGTATCGTGTATTGTCACGCTATTTCGGAATTGAAACGCCTTCCGATAGTCCTGAAGGAGAGAAAATATTTGCCAAACTAGCGCAAGACAATTTGGATAAAAAGAAACCTGGTGTTTATAATCAAGCAATTATGGATTTCGGTGCAACAATTTGTTTGCCCGCTATTCCAAAATGCAATCAATGTATTTTATCCAAAGACTGTACGGCCCTTGCATTAGGATTAATAAATAAATTACCGATTAAAGAAAAAATACTCAAAAAGAAAACTCGATATTTTACATGGTTTGTTTTTAGAGTAAATGATCAGATTTTCATCCAACAACGCCGCGCAAAAGATATTTGGGAAAATCTATATGAATTCTTTCTTGTAGAATCGGAAGGAAAACCTAATTGGGAAAATAAAAGCGTTAACGAATGGCTTGAAAATCAATTTAAACAACATCCGAAGGAATTGGAAATATCTCCTGTTTTATCTCAACAATTAACACATCAAAAGATATTTGCACAGTTTATTCAAATATCTCTCGATCGAATGCCCGTACAACTACCCAAAGCTAATTGGCTAAATATAAAGAACCTTACACATTTTGGTTTCCCAAAATTGTGCAAAGAATTTATAGAGCAAAACTTCTAA
- a CDS encoding MotA/TolQ/ExbB proton channel family protein, with product MAEIKPSTAPAGAKKPATTQQGGNSSNAISVIAPILCIILGYCIWRFGIGSPSNFEKPDLAGGFWPKHEGPKGGFAKMYEGGIIVPLLIAFFLCTLTFSIERALTILKAKGTGNIGNFIRQVQFNLANKDIDKAIALCDKQKGSVGNVMKAGLKTYKEMITVTDLDTDQKLMAIQKDIEEATALELPMLQKNLVFISTIASVATLFGLLGTVVGMITSFAALGDGGGGNASDLSKGISEALYNTALGIGTSAVSIIMYNIFTTKIDAVTHGIDESGFTLGQSFQTNYK from the coding sequence ATGGCTGAAATTAAACCAAGCACTGCGCCAGCAGGAGCTAAAAAACCAGCAACAACTCAACAAGGTGGAAATTCATCTAATGCAATTTCTGTGATCGCTCCTATTTTATGTATTATCTTAGGTTACTGCATTTGGCGCTTTGGTATTGGTAGTCCAAGCAACTTTGAAAAACCTGATTTGGCAGGTGGATTTTGGCCTAAACATGAAGGGCCAAAAGGTGGATTTGCAAAAATGTATGAAGGTGGTATCATTGTACCTTTATTGATCGCATTTTTCCTATGTACTCTTACTTTTTCTATTGAAAGAGCATTGACAATTTTGAAAGCTAAAGGCACTGGTAACATCGGTAACTTCATTCGTCAAGTACAATTCAATTTAGCTAATAAAGACATAGATAAAGCTATTGCTTTATGTGACAAACAAAAAGGTTCTGTAGGTAATGTAATGAAAGCAGGTCTTAAGACTTATAAAGAAATGATTACAGTTACAGATCTTGATACTGACCAAAAATTAATGGCTATTCAAAAGGATATCGAAGAAGCTACTGCATTGGAATTACCAATGTTGCAAAAAAACTTGGTATTTATCTCTACTATTGCATCTGTGGCAACATTGTTTGGTTTGTTAGGTACCGTTGTAGGTATGATTACATCATTTGCCGCACTTGGTGATGGTGGTGGTGGTAATGCTAGTGATTTGTCAAAAGGTATCTCTGAAGCATTGTACAATACTGCATTAGGTATCGGTACTTCTGCTGTATCTATCATTATGTACAATATCTTTACTACTAAGATTGATGCAGTTACTCATGGTATCGATGAAAGTGGATTCACTTTGGGACAAAGCTTCCAAACTAATTACAAATAA
- the porK gene encoding T9SS ring complex lipoprotein PorK/GldK gives MNINLKKHLIYPALAFMALAVLASCGKKKSKGLANDDGQLHGINYSSYGSMGRPKGMVYVPSGTFHMGPSDEDMNRNYSSRNHQVNVSGFWMDAMEITNSQYHQFVNWVRDSLAAVELGYILPGAADGDTAVDWVKAQSINYGDRTIVEQLNKLVLAPDYRLYNKAEIDPDKLVYSIQGFNLEKAAANRNHPRKEFLYRYDQKIYPDTLVWMRDFSYSYNEPMTKRYFSSPMYAKYPVVGVNWKQAVAFCSWRTHYLDSYLDRKHLLKESEYRLPSEAEWEFAARGGRSQSIYPWGNYYVRNKNGCLMANFKPGRGNYSEDGGMYTVRADSYWPNDYGLYNMSGNVAEWTQSYYYEGSDNFQNDLNPDIRWEALDSDSPRMKRKVVRGGSWKDVAYYLQTSTRTFEYQDTARSYIGFRCVIDLPASMAKR, from the coding sequence ATGAATATTAATTTGAAAAAGCATCTCATTTATCCTGCATTGGCTTTTATGGCATTGGCTGTGTTGGCTAGTTGTGGTAAGAAAAAGTCAAAGGGGTTGGCAAATGATGATGGACAACTGCACGGTATTAATTATTCCTCCTACGGTAGTATGGGACGACCAAAGGGTATGGTTTATGTACCATCAGGAACTTTTCATATGGGACCTAGTGATGAAGATATGAACAGAAATTACAGTTCACGAAATCATCAAGTAAATGTGAGTGGTTTTTGGATGGATGCCATGGAAATAACGAATAGCCAATACCATCAATTCGTTAATTGGGTAAGAGATTCTTTGGCAGCAGTTGAATTAGGATATATTCTTCCAGGGGCTGCAGATGGAGATACTGCAGTTGATTGGGTTAAAGCTCAATCTATAAATTATGGCGATCGTACCATTGTCGAGCAATTAAACAAATTGGTTTTGGCGCCAGATTACAGATTGTATAATAAAGCAGAGATTGATCCAGATAAATTAGTCTATAGTATTCAAGGATTTAATTTGGAAAAAGCTGCGGCCAATCGTAATCACCCGAGAAAAGAATTTTTATACAGATATGACCAAAAAATATACCCGGATACATTGGTTTGGATGAGAGATTTTTCTTATTCTTACAATGAACCTATGACGAAAAGATATTTTTCAAGTCCAATGTATGCTAAATATCCAGTCGTTGGGGTTAATTGGAAACAAGCTGTAGCGTTTTGTAGTTGGAGAACACATTATCTTGATAGCTATTTAGATCGCAAACATTTATTGAAGGAAAGTGAATATAGATTGCCGTCTGAAGCAGAATGGGAGTTTGCCGCACGTGGAGGTCGTAGCCAATCTATCTATCCTTGGGGTAATTATTATGTAAGAAATAAGAATGGTTGCTTAATGGCTAATTTTAAGCCTGGACGTGGCAATTATTCTGAAGATGGAGGTATGTATACCGTAAGAGCAGATAGTTATTGGCCAAATGATTATGGCCTTTATAATATGTCTGGTAATGTAGCTGAGTGGACCCAAAGTTATTATTATGAAGGATCAGATAATTTTCAAAATGATTTGAATCCTGATATAAGATGGGAGGCATTGGACTCTGATTCTCCAAGAATGAAAAGAAAAGTAGTAAGAGGGGGTAGTTGGAAAGACGTTGCATATTATTTACAAACTAGCACACGTACATTTGAATATCAAGATACGGCTAGATCTTATATTGGATTTAGATGTGTAATTGATTTACCGGCTTCAATGGCAAAACGTTAA
- the porM gene encoding type IX secretion system motor protein PorM/GldM yields the protein MAALPKEPRQRMINIMYLVLTALLALNVSSEVLTAFRTVNQSLENSNALIDDKDNTIFKSLAEKLKDPKTIQLAQVWAPKADKARELSEGIITYINGISNQVKTASGFDPAKGEESFDESNLDAPTRILVDQKEGDKLYQKLKDYHDAMLAIDPKIAAQFSKTLPLSLAIPKVEDKSNKSWASAYFNMTPAVAAVTILTKFKNDVKNSESQVVEFCHNQIGQIQVVYDQFQAIATASANYLMPGQALSIYAGVGAFSAAAKPSITIDGASVPLGPDGMAEFKTTAGGPGTYTKRVNISFVKPDGSTASLVKDIQYTVGAPSGASVSADAVKVLYVGLNNPITVTGGGGKGAEATKVSIDNGSLSSTGNGHYDVTVSRAGTATINVTTDGKTIPFQFRVKNVPDPIAMVGASKGGRIATNAFKGQQGVRAELENFVFEGVNFHVTGYTITFTGAGYPEFKYQQVNGNSFGPARSLIEQARPGSTITIDEIRADGPGGTRRLPPIAFNLY from the coding sequence ATGGCAGCACTACCTAAAGAGCCGAGACAAAGGATGATTAACATTATGTACCTAGTGCTTACTGCACTATTGGCACTAAATGTATCTTCTGAAGTCTTAACAGCTTTTAGAACTGTCAATCAAAGCTTAGAAAATTCAAATGCCTTGATTGATGATAAGGACAATACAATATTCAAATCATTAGCAGAAAAATTAAAAGATCCAAAAACAATTCAACTCGCTCAAGTATGGGCTCCAAAAGCTGATAAAGCAAGAGAATTGTCTGAAGGGATTATTACGTATATAAATGGCATTTCTAATCAGGTTAAGACGGCATCTGGTTTTGATCCAGCTAAAGGAGAGGAGTCATTTGACGAGTCAAATCTAGATGCTCCTACCAGAATTTTAGTGGATCAAAAGGAAGGAGATAAGTTGTATCAAAAATTGAAAGATTATCATGATGCAATGCTTGCAATTGATCCAAAAATTGCTGCGCAATTCTCTAAAACATTACCTCTTAGTTTGGCTATTCCAAAAGTTGAAGACAAGAGCAATAAAAGTTGGGCAAGTGCTTATTTTAATATGACACCAGCAGTTGCTGCTGTTACTATTTTGACAAAATTTAAAAATGATGTGAAAAATAGTGAATCCCAAGTAGTTGAATTTTGTCATAATCAAATTGGTCAAATCCAAGTGGTTTATGATCAATTCCAGGCAATTGCAACTGCAAGTGCAAACTATTTGATGCCGGGTCAAGCTTTATCTATTTATGCGGGTGTTGGCGCATTTAGTGCGGCAGCCAAACCTTCTATCACAATTGATGGCGCGTCTGTTCCTTTAGGCCCAGATGGTATGGCTGAATTTAAAACAACAGCAGGAGGTCCAGGTACATATACTAAGCGTGTAAATATTTCTTTTGTGAAACCTGATGGCTCTACCGCTAGTTTGGTAAAAGATATTCAATATACAGTTGGAGCTCCTTCTGGTGCATCTGTAAGTGCAGATGCGGTAAAAGTTCTTTATGTTGGTTTGAATAATCCGATCACAGTCACTGGTGGAGGTGGTAAAGGTGCTGAAGCGACCAAGGTTTCTATTGATAACGGTTCTTTGTCTAGTACTGGTAATGGACATTATGACGTAACTGTTAGCCGTGCTGGTACAGCAACAATTAATGTAACTACAGATGGAAAAACAATTCCATTCCAATTCAGAGTGAAAAATGTTCCTGACCCAATTGCTATGGTTGGTGCAAGTAAAGGAGGCCGTATAGCTACAAATGCATTCAAAGGACAGCAAGGTGTACGTGCTGAATTGGAAAACTTTGTTTTCGAAGGTGTTAATTTCCATGTAACAGGTTATACAATCACATTTACAGGTGCGGGTTATCCGGAGTTTAAATACCAACAAGTGAATGGTAATTCTTTTGGTCCTGCAAGATCATTGATTGAGCAAGCTAGACCAGGAAGTACAATTACCATAGATGAAATTAGAGCTGATGGACCAGGAGGAACAAGAAGATTACCGCCAATTGCGTTCAATCTTTATTAA
- a CDS encoding STAS domain-containing protein, with amino-acid sequence MSDFKFDTKEKFNVITSNFADLSDNTADELIAVASNLLKGTVKNVIIKCNTIQTISENAAFKLQQLYVLFLENNASLVFCEIQSEVRLKLEALDISEMLNITPTESEAWDIVQMEEIERDLLKED; translated from the coding sequence ATGAGTGATTTCAAATTTGATACCAAGGAAAAATTTAATGTTATAACATCAAATTTCGCCGATTTATCTGACAATACGGCAGATGAGCTAATAGCTGTTGCGTCAAATCTATTGAAAGGTACAGTAAAAAATGTAATTATCAAATGCAATACTATACAAACCATATCCGAAAATGCAGCATTTAAATTACAACAACTTTATGTCCTTTTCCTAGAAAATAATGCATCGCTTGTCTTCTGTGAAATTCAATCTGAAGTTAGACTAAAATTGGAAGCATTAGATATTTCTGAAATGTTAAATATTACTCCAACAGAAAGTGAAGCTTGGGATATCGTGCAGATGGAAGAAATTGAAAGAGATTTATTGAAAGAAGATTAG
- a CDS encoding glutamine amidotransferase-related protein — protein MERVIKIALLDLNNGFENQGMRCIREITHAYFQKHQLPYVVEEFDVRQKNEVPNASFDIYLSSGGPGSPFDEEGWEWEHKYFKLVNKLYLQNQEAAPENKKFIFFICHSFQIACRIFRVGNVCERKSTSFGVFPMTKVEGGLDEPVFNALDNPFYGVDSRDFQVIEPNRDVLEDMGAQILAIEKERPHIPLERAIMGIRFSSEMIGTQFHPEADAVSMRKHLLEEDKKKQIIALHGEEKYNEMIDRLEDPDKIMHTQATILPTFLDIATANFK, from the coding sequence TTGGAAAGAGTAATTAAAATAGCATTATTGGACCTAAATAATGGGTTTGAAAATCAGGGAATGAGATGTATCAGAGAAATTACCCATGCGTATTTCCAAAAACATCAATTACCTTATGTGGTGGAGGAGTTTGATGTGCGACAAAAAAATGAAGTTCCCAATGCCTCTTTTGATATTTATCTTTCAAGTGGCGGTCCTGGGTCGCCGTTTGATGAGGAAGGTTGGGAGTGGGAACATAAATATTTCAAATTGGTCAACAAGCTCTATTTACAAAATCAAGAAGCTGCGCCAGAAAATAAAAAATTCATATTTTTCATTTGCCATTCTTTTCAGATAGCGTGTCGAATCTTTAGAGTTGGCAATGTATGCGAAAGAAAGTCCACCTCTTTTGGCGTATTTCCTATGACAAAAGTAGAGGGCGGTTTGGATGAACCTGTTTTCAATGCTTTGGATAATCCATTTTATGGTGTAGATAGTCGTGATTTTCAAGTAATTGAGCCTAATCGGGATGTATTGGAAGATATGGGAGCACAGATTTTGGCTATTGAAAAAGAAAGACCACATATTCCTTTGGAACGGGCGATTATGGGCATTCGTTTCTCTTCGGAAATGATAGGAACACAGTTTCATCCAGAAGCAGATGCGGTGAGTATGCGCAAACACTTATTAGAGGAAGATAAAAAGAAACAAATTATTGCACTTCATGGCGAAGAAAAATATAACGAAATGATCGATCGATTAGAAGATCCGGACAAGATTATGCATACGCAAGCGACGATTTTGCCGACATTTTTAGATATTGCTACCGCTAATTTTAAATAG
- a CDS encoding ATP-dependent Clp protease ATP-binding subunit: MDNNFSAQVKDIITYSREEALRLGNDFIGTEHLLLGLIREGDNTAIKILKQLNVDLFELRKEVELAVKDKTGKNIAQINSLPLTKQAEKVIRVTVLEAKALKSQQVETEHLMLSILKNKENAATQILNQFEVDYDIFRNDIGVMRSDPKSEFAEENEEEFDEEKRSFSSQSRGTSSRQSTVKSKTPVLDNFGRDITKMAESGSLDPIVGREKEIERVSQILSRRKKNNPILIGEPGVGKTAIVEGLALRIVQRKVSRVLFDKRVISLDLAALVAGTKYRGQFEERMKAIMNELEKNRDVILFIDEIHTIVGAGGASGSLDASNIFKPSLARGDLQCIGASTLDEYRMYIEKDGALDRRFQKVIVEPPSVDEAIQILTNIKSKYEDYHNVSYSDEAIDACVKLSDRYMTDRLLPDKAIDVLDEVGARVHLKNINVPQNIIDLEKKIEDIKLEKNKVVKSQRFEEAAALRDTEKKLGEELESAKIAWEEESKNKRYPIEEEDIAEVISMMTGIPVKRMVQEETIKLRNMAHDMRDAVIGQDEAISKVVKAIQRNRVGLKDPKKPIGTFIFLGPTGVGKTELARSLARYMFDSDDALIRIDMSEYMEKFTVSRLIGAPPGYVGYEEGGQLTEKVRRKPYSVILLDEIEKAHPDIYNILLQVLDDGMLTDGLGRKVDFKNTLIIMTSNIGVRQLKEFGDGVGFATNARVQNEEENHKAVIEKALKRTFSPEFLNRIDDVIIFNSLTKNDIFNIIDIIMKNVYKRLNALGYSLEISEDVKSFIADKGYDSQFGARPLHRAIQKYLEDPLAEEILNLNVKSGDVLLAKLDKENSKVFFEIGKKKIEEAKID, translated from the coding sequence ATGGACAACAATTTTTCAGCACAGGTAAAAGATATTATTACATATAGTAGGGAAGAAGCACTACGACTTGGTAATGATTTCATTGGAACGGAGCATTTGTTGCTAGGACTCATTAGGGAAGGGGATAATACCGCGATTAAAATTTTGAAACAACTCAATGTTGACTTATTTGAACTACGCAAAGAAGTTGAATTGGCTGTTAAAGATAAAACCGGAAAAAATATTGCACAAATCAATAGTCTACCTCTAACCAAACAAGCAGAAAAGGTAATAAGAGTAACCGTTTTGGAAGCGAAGGCTTTAAAAAGTCAACAAGTAGAGACGGAGCATTTGATGCTTTCTATTTTAAAAAATAAGGAGAATGCCGCTACGCAAATTTTAAATCAATTTGAAGTAGATTACGATATATTCAGAAATGATATAGGCGTAATGCGAAGTGATCCTAAGAGTGAATTTGCGGAGGAAAATGAAGAAGAATTTGATGAAGAAAAAAGATCATTTTCTTCTCAGTCTAGAGGTACAAGTTCTAGACAATCTACTGTAAAAAGTAAAACTCCAGTTTTGGATAATTTCGGAAGAGATATTACCAAAATGGCGGAAAGTGGTTCTTTGGATCCAATTGTAGGTAGAGAAAAAGAAATTGAACGAGTTTCCCAAATTCTTTCTAGAAGAAAAAAGAATAATCCTATTCTAATCGGTGAACCCGGTGTAGGTAAGACTGCTATCGTAGAAGGTCTTGCATTACGTATTGTTCAACGAAAAGTGAGCAGAGTACTTTTTGATAAAAGAGTTATTTCTTTAGACTTGGCGGCGTTGGTTGCCGGTACGAAATACCGTGGTCAATTTGAAGAAAGAATGAAAGCTATTATGAATGAATTGGAAAAAAATCGCGATGTGATTTTGTTTATCGATGAAATTCATACCATTGTAGGTGCAGGCGGAGCTAGCGGATCTTTGGATGCAAGTAATATTTTTAAACCATCATTGGCAAGAGGAGATTTGCAATGTATTGGAGCTTCTACCTTGGATGAATATAGAATGTACATTGAGAAAGATGGAGCTCTAGATCGTCGATTCCAAAAAGTGATAGTAGAGCCACCTTCCGTAGATGAAGCTATCCAAATATTAACAAATATTAAATCTAAATATGAAGATTATCACAATGTAAGTTATAGCGATGAAGCTATCGATGCGTGTGTTAAGTTAAGTGATCGTTATATGACAGATCGTTTGTTACCTGATAAAGCGATCGATGTTTTGGATGAAGTAGGAGCTCGTGTTCACCTAAAAAATATCAACGTTCCACAAAATATCATCGACCTAGAAAAAAAGATTGAAGATATTAAATTGGAAAAAAACAAGGTAGTTAAAAGCCAACGTTTTGAAGAGGCGGCAGCATTACGTGATACAGAGAAAAAATTAGGTGAAGAGTTAGAGAGTGCCAAAATCGCTTGGGAAGAAGAAAGTAAAAACAAAAGATATCCAATCGAAGAAGAGGATATTGCTGAAGTTATTAGCATGATGACGGGTATTCCTGTAAAAAGAATGGTGCAGGAAGAGACGATCAAATTGCGCAATATGGCGCACGATATGCGTGATGCTGTTATAGGACAAGACGAAGCAATATCCAAAGTCGTGAAAGCGATACAGAGAAATAGAGTGGGTTTGAAAGATCCTAAAAAGCCAATTGGAACCTTTATTTTCTTGGGACCTACAGGTGTCGGTAAGACGGAATTAGCACGATCTTTAGCAAGATATATGTTTGATTCTGATGACGCTTTGATTCGAATTGATATGAGTGAATATATGGAAAAATTCACTGTAAGTAGATTGATTGGAGCGCCTCCAGGATACGTAGGGTATGAAGAAGGTGGTCAATTAACCGAAAAAGTAAGAAGAAAACCATATAGTGTCATTCTTTTAGATGAGATTGAAAAAGCCCATCCAGATATCTACAATATTTTATTACAAGTATTAGATGATGGTATGTTGACTGATGGATTGGGAAGAAAAGTAGATTTTAAAAATACTTTGATTATCATGACATCTAACATCGGAGTACGTCAATTGAAAGAATTTGGTGATGGTGTTGGATTTGCGACTAATGCAAGAGTTCAGAATGAAGAAGAAAATCACAAAGCAGTTATCGAAAAAGCTTTGAAAAGAACATTCTCTCCTGAATTTTTGAATAGAATTGATGATGTAATCATATTCAATTCTTTGACCAAGAATGATATATTCAACATTATTGACATCATTATGAAAAACGTTTATAAACGTTTAAATGCATTGGGATATAGTCTTGAAATATCTGAAGATGTGAAAAGTTTTATTGCAGATAAAGGATATGATTCTCAATTTGGAGCAAGACCTCTTCATAGAGCTATTCAAAAATATTTGGAAGATCCATTGGCAGAGGAAATTCTTAATCTAAATGTAAAGTCTGGAGATGTTTTGTTGGCTAAATTGGATAAAGAGAATAGTAAAGTCTTTTTTGAAATTGGCAAAAAGAAAATAGAAGAAGCGAAAATTGATTAA
- the porN gene encoding type IX secretion system ring subunit PorN/GldN, with product MNIFNLKSLAFLTLAVALLSNSADAQRKAKKRSGYTSGYGQSSYGTSSYGNNTNTKKTTTDKATKKTTDTQSGYTSGYGNTNNSQSGYGAASANASRTNIDTTLPVEVVNSGSGLLGNTKPSMRNDQIYSENDIFDGAVPLEYQKVRQTDVPFKIRVWRDIDAREKINSRFNYDGEDDNGNRRFINILLRAIRDNGLTAFNGDDDRFTTPITFDDAMKSFGSGMDTSAVYDMEGNITSYQARNKAVDPDSIYKFRIKEDWFFDRNTSKLYVRIIGIAPMISYRLSTGEIMPNSEHAAFWVYYPDLRPVLVREPAYNQYNPGALTSWEDVFESREFSGYIVKSDLNNPKNLPFKSFIKDPINRLYEGEKVKNHIFDYEQSLWSY from the coding sequence ATGAATATTTTTAATCTTAAATCATTAGCATTTTTAACATTAGCAGTTGCTCTTTTGAGCAACTCTGCTGATGCACAAAGAAAGGCTAAAAAGAGATCTGGTTACACGAGTGGATATGGTCAGAGTAGCTATGGTACGTCTTCTTATGGTAATAATACCAATACTAAAAAGACTACTACGGATAAAGCGACCAAAAAAACTACGGATACCCAAAGTGGTTATACGAGTGGCTACGGTAATACGAATAATAGTCAAAGTGGCTATGGTGCCGCCTCCGCAAATGCTAGCCGTACAAATATAGATACAACTTTACCTGTTGAGGTTGTTAATTCCGGCTCTGGTTTATTAGGAAATACCAAGCCGTCTATGCGAAATGATCAAATCTATTCCGAAAATGATATATTTGACGGTGCTGTCCCTTTAGAATATCAAAAAGTAAGACAGACTGATGTTCCTTTTAAAATAAGAGTTTGGAGAGATATTGATGCTCGTGAGAAAATCAATAGCAGATTTAACTATGATGGAGAGGATGATAATGGGAACAGGAGATTTATTAATATTTTATTGCGAGCAATTAGAGATAATGGTTTGACCGCTTTTAATGGAGATGATGACCGCTTTACGACTCCAATAACATTTGACGATGCTATGAAGTCTTTTGGAAGTGGTATGGATACTTCTGCTGTTTATGATATGGAAGGTAATATTACGAGCTATCAAGCTCGAAATAAAGCAGTAGATCCAGACTCTATTTATAAATTTAGGATTAAGGAGGATTGGTTTTTTGATAGAAATACTAGTAAATTATATGTCCGTATAATAGGAATAGCTCCTATGATTTCCTATCGTTTATCAACGGGTGAGATTATGCCAAACAGTGAGCATGCTGCATTTTGGGTATATTATCCTGATTTAAGACCTGTATTAGTTAGAGAACCTGCATACAACCAATACAATCCAGGTGCACTTACTTCTTGGGAAGATGTTTTTGAAAGTAGAGAATTTAGTGGTTATATCGTAAAAAGTGATTTGAATAATCCTAAAAATTTACCTTTTAAATCGTTCATAAAAGATCCTATCAATAGATTATACGAGGGAGAAAAAGTTAAAAATCATATTTTCGATTATGAGCAATCTTTGTGGTCTTACTAA
- a CDS encoding GldL-related protein, which yields MATQNQGNKTSSVDKVIDIIVAFAAVPVLIGALFKILHWPGANTMLMVGLFTEAGIFLITGLRVLLFPAAESAGAGFVGNVNVETKDYEPVLSGILTELKNNKPGSGFTLNDAQLTQNDVNKIKEGFLQLGNTADSIKALNTAILNSSQDAIKTQTEMKTLAENLGKINKVYGGVLSAMKAE from the coding sequence ATGGCAACACAAAATCAAGGAAATAAAACGAGCTCAGTAGATAAAGTGATTGATATTATAGTTGCTTTTGCAGCTGTACCTGTACTAATCGGGGCATTATTCAAAATTCTTCACTGGCCAGGTGCAAATACGATGTTGATGGTTGGTTTGTTTACAGAAGCTGGTATCTTTCTAATTACAGGTTTACGTGTTTTATTATTTCCAGCAGCAGAATCTGCAGGTGCTGGTTTTGTAGGAAATGTAAATGTAGAAACAAAAGATTACGAACCTGTTTTATCAGGAATTTTAACTGAATTGAAAAATAACAAACCAGGAAGTGGATTTACATTAAATGATGCTCAATTAACTCAAAATGATGTAAACAAAATCAAAGAAGGCTTCTTACAATTAGGCAATACTGCGGATAGCATAAAAGCTTTGAATACTGCAATTTTGAATAGCTCTCAAGATGCTATCAAAACGCAAACTGAAATGAAGACACTTGCTGAGAATTTAGGTAAAATTAATAAAGTTTACGGTGGTGTATTAAGTGCAATGAAAGCTGAATAA